From Domibacillus sp. DTU_2020_1001157_1_SI_ALB_TIR_016, a single genomic window includes:
- the flgD gene encoding flagellar hook assembly protein FlgD, producing the protein MSKIDPSLYLANNPAQTKQTGNSSLGKDEFLKILMAQLQNQDPLNPMEDKEFIAQMAQFTSLEQMVNMTSMIEKMVQSQTASQMINYQSFVGKDVTWHKMTDQTDENGQPIVETGNGTIASIKFAGESVQFTLTDGTVLEPANISELTGGTSSTGSTGSSSAVSSNPLVEASYLIGRTVTWGTEGDGQSAAVQSVSMKDGQIWLQLANGEKITASTLTKIE; encoded by the coding sequence ATGTCGAAAATTGATCCTTCGCTTTATTTGGCCAATAACCCGGCTCAAACGAAACAAACCGGCAACAGTTCGCTCGGCAAAGATGAGTTTTTAAAAATTTTAATGGCACAGCTGCAAAACCAGGATCCGCTTAATCCGATGGAAGACAAAGAGTTTATTGCGCAGATGGCCCAGTTTACATCATTGGAGCAAATGGTAAATATGACCTCAATGATTGAAAAAATGGTTCAGTCACAAACTGCTTCTCAAATGATTAATTATCAGTCATTTGTCGGCAAAGATGTAACGTGGCATAAAATGACGGACCAGACAGATGAAAATGGACAGCCGATTGTAGAAACAGGAAATGGCACGATTGCTTCTATCAAGTTTGCCGGTGAAAGCGTCCAGTTTACGTTAACAGATGGAACGGTACTTGAACCAGCGAATATTTCTGAACTAACCGGCGGGACGAGCTCGACAGGATCGACAGGATCGAGCAGCGCAGTCAGTTCGAATCCATTAGTGGAAGCGAGCTATTTAATTGGCCGCACTGTCACATGGGGCACAGAAGGTGATGGACAAAGCGCGGCTGTTCAATCCGTTTCGATGAAGGACGGACAGATTTGGCTGCAGCTTGCAAATGGTGAAAAAATCACGGCTTCTACCTTAACAAAGATCGAGTAG
- a CDS encoding flagellar hook-length control protein FliK encodes MMQITLGSSSLPLSNGPLLNPAGAGGTGGFGSLLLGSVQQAVQNPAVLVPSTSTTSNDLSALLASLFNSAGGSEPAEELVGKKAELLTLAEELVEKGEMPTLQELAVLLQTDVETLQHSLQKLIHAVNGSAEEAGLENPLEDTGNPETDETLSIEQLTALISQLSEQVPPLLKEADKPFVVTAIRAAQLINYFAQHIQKPEPRFQALQTALENAEALVKQQLNNVLPQTKQTGLQSAAGLQVNTTPVNQASLEAAFTNYKRIQGPENSTESKVAALKPAAQAAEAVNPVLHPLSKTEQFVMSVKTTPRPMNMEQFIQKFEQILGSSNMLRMPNGTKMLIKLYPEQLGSLRIELLQQNGVMTAKILSSTQTVKELLEQNAHQLKHAFSQQNVTIDKLDIISSETKQQLFDRGAQQQRQQEQKQPEQESTEQNETEMLSTFEEALQNVTLEV; translated from the coding sequence ATGATGCAGATTACTTTAGGGTCTAGTTCTTTACCACTATCTAATGGACCTCTGTTAAATCCAGCCGGAGCCGGCGGTACAGGAGGATTTGGCAGCCTGCTGCTTGGTTCTGTTCAACAGGCTGTTCAAAACCCGGCTGTTTTGGTTCCGTCCACAAGCACTACTTCCAACGACTTATCTGCTTTGTTGGCTTCTTTGTTCAACAGTGCTGGCGGCTCTGAGCCGGCAGAAGAACTAGTTGGAAAAAAAGCGGAGCTCTTAACACTAGCCGAAGAGCTTGTTGAAAAAGGAGAAATGCCTACGCTTCAAGAACTGGCGGTTCTACTGCAAACGGATGTGGAAACACTGCAGCATTCCCTCCAGAAGCTGATTCACGCAGTAAATGGAAGTGCAGAAGAAGCGGGTTTAGAGAACCCATTAGAGGATACGGGAAACCCGGAAACAGACGAAACGCTGTCAATTGAACAGCTAACAGCTTTAATAAGTCAGCTTAGTGAACAAGTGCCGCCTTTATTGAAAGAAGCCGATAAGCCATTCGTCGTAACAGCCATAAGGGCAGCACAGCTCATAAACTATTTTGCCCAGCATATACAAAAGCCGGAGCCTCGTTTTCAAGCATTGCAAACCGCATTGGAAAATGCAGAAGCGCTGGTAAAACAGCAGCTTAATAACGTCCTGCCACAAACAAAACAAACGGGACTGCAGAGTGCTGCTGGTCTTCAAGTCAATACCACTCCTGTAAATCAAGCGAGTTTGGAGGCAGCATTTACAAATTATAAAAGAATTCAAGGGCCAGAAAATTCGACTGAAAGCAAAGTCGCTGCTTTAAAGCCGGCTGCACAGGCTGCAGAAGCTGTGAACCCGGTGTTGCATCCGCTCTCTAAAACAGAACAGTTTGTGATGAGTGTGAAAACAACGCCGCGGCCAATGAATATGGAGCAGTTTATCCAAAAATTTGAACAAATTTTGGGCAGCTCTAACATGCTGAGAATGCCAAATGGAACAAAAATGCTGATTAAGCTTTATCCGGAGCAGCTTGGCTCTCTCCGTATTGAACTGCTTCAGCAAAACGGGGTGATGACAGCTAAAATTTTATCATCGACTCAAACAGTGAAAGAACTGCTTGAACAAAATGCCCACCAATTAAAGCATGCATTCAGCCAGCAAAACGTGACAATCGATAAATTGGACATCATAAGTTCGGAAACGAAACAGCAGCTGTTTGACCGAGGTGCCCAGCAGCAGCGCCAGCAGGAACAAAAACAGCCGGAACAGGAATCAACAGAGCAGAACGAGACTGAAATGCTCTCTACCTTTGAGGAAGCATTGCAAAACGTTACATTGGAGGTGTAA
- a CDS encoding MotE family protein, whose translation MAGKKKKKVPADMEEKNSYNPFQWLLFIVVIPLLFALTVGLVVMTIAGVNVFEKTKEVAANIPYVSEWTGATEQDGKTDSEKVVELQAEIKNKQAKIDQLSDDLESSKAEIEELLTEQDRLNAQLKQLQNQQTETAATEEKSVANNVAKTYESMDEESIAGIITNLTNNEAVAILQELSVEKQAAIFENLDAKKAAEYTKILSNE comes from the coding sequence ATGGCAGGAAAAAAGAAAAAAAAAGTTCCGGCTGATATGGAGGAAAAAAACAGTTACAACCCTTTTCAATGGCTGCTGTTTATCGTTGTTATTCCCTTGTTGTTTGCACTGACTGTTGGTTTGGTTGTCATGACGATTGCCGGCGTAAACGTATTTGAAAAAACAAAGGAAGTAGCAGCGAATATTCCTTATGTATCAGAATGGACTGGAGCAACCGAACAAGACGGTAAAACAGACAGCGAAAAAGTAGTAGAGCTGCAGGCGGAAATCAAAAACAAACAAGCAAAGATTGATCAGCTGTCGGATGATCTTGAAAGCTCCAAAGCGGAAATCGAAGAATTGTTAACAGAGCAGGACCGGCTGAATGCCCAGCTTAAGCAGCTTCAGAACCAGCAAACAGAAACAGCCGCAACGGAAGAAAAAAGTGTAGCGAACAATGTTGCCAAAACATATGAATCAATGGATGAAGAAAGTATTGCCGGAATTATTACGAACTTAACAAACAATGAAGCAGTCGCGATTTTGCAGGAATTAAGTGTTGAAAAACAAGCAGCGATTTTTGAAAACCTAGACGCGAAAAAAGCCGCTGAATATACAAAAATATTATCGAACGAATGA
- the fliJ gene encoding flagellar export protein FliJ — MSFNYKFEKIMQLREREKEESENVFREAQGQFETEANKLYELLKKKEDLIAVQEQKMKSGFSVLDIQHYQQFISNLEKLIDQQQRVVVTARGRMQWCEQQLKEKNIEVKKYSKIRANELTHYRKWAASEEAKQMDELSSIQFMNRKIR; from the coding sequence ATGTCATTTAATTATAAATTCGAGAAAATTATGCAGCTTCGTGAACGTGAAAAAGAGGAGTCTGAGAACGTATTCAGAGAAGCACAGGGCCAATTTGAAACGGAAGCAAACAAACTGTATGAGCTGTTAAAGAAAAAAGAAGATTTAATCGCCGTGCAGGAACAAAAAATGAAATCCGGTTTTTCTGTACTCGATATTCAGCACTATCAGCAGTTTATCTCGAATTTGGAAAAATTAATTGATCAGCAGCAGCGAGTGGTTGTAACAGCACGCGGCCGGATGCAGTGGTGTGAACAGCAGCTAAAGGAAAAAAATATAGAAGTAAAAAAATACAGCAAAATCCGAGCGAATGAATTAACGCATTATCGCAAATGGGCAGCTTCAGAAGAAGCAAAGCAAATGGACGAGCTTTCATCCATTCAGTTTATGAACCGAAAGATCAGGTGA
- the fliI gene encoding flagellar protein export ATPase FliI — MKAQDLKHVIPTLDSFKRYGRVKRVVGLMIESQGPESSIGDICLIHSKDNKRTIMAEVTGFRDEMMILMPYRNINEISPGSLVESLGHPLQVKSGPALIGKIIDSLGEPFDDSVLPRTLTPIETESDPPNPMTRPPIREKLEVGVRAIDGMLTVGKGQRVGIFAGSGVGKSTLLGMIARNTKADLNVIALIGERGREVREFIERDLGPEGMKKSIVVAATSDQPALMRIKGAFTATAIAEYFRDKGLNVMLMMDSVTRVAMAQREIGLAVGEPPATKGYTPSVFAIMPKLLERTGTNEHGTITAFYTVLVDGDDMNEPIADAVRGILDGHIVLDRELANKGQYPAINVLKSVSRLMPHIVSRSHYDAAVAVRDSLNTYLNSEDLINIGAYKRGSSAEIDRAIQNYQPILSFLKQRTDEQAGLDETEAGLVHLAQGRDS, encoded by the coding sequence ATGAAAGCACAGGACTTAAAGCATGTGATCCCGACTCTTGATTCATTTAAAAGATATGGACGGGTAAAAAGGGTTGTCGGCTTAATGATTGAATCACAAGGTCCAGAAAGCTCTATTGGTGATATTTGTTTGATCCATTCGAAAGACAATAAACGGACCATTATGGCCGAGGTAACCGGGTTTCGGGATGAAATGATGATCTTAATGCCATACCGGAATATAAACGAAATTTCACCGGGCAGCCTTGTAGAATCACTCGGTCACCCTCTTCAAGTAAAATCAGGACCGGCTTTGATCGGTAAAATTATTGATTCGCTTGGAGAACCTTTTGACGATTCTGTGCTGCCGCGGACGTTGACGCCGATTGAAACAGAATCAGATCCGCCAAATCCGATGACAAGACCGCCAATACGGGAAAAGCTTGAAGTCGGTGTACGGGCTATTGATGGGATGCTGACAGTAGGGAAAGGCCAGCGGGTCGGTATTTTTGCAGGAAGCGGTGTTGGGAAAAGCACACTGCTTGGCATGATTGCCCGCAATACAAAAGCAGATTTAAACGTCATTGCTTTGATTGGGGAGCGCGGCCGTGAAGTGCGTGAATTTATTGAACGGGACCTTGGCCCCGAAGGAATGAAAAAGTCGATTGTAGTCGCCGCCACTTCAGACCAGCCGGCACTGATGCGTATTAAAGGAGCATTTACCGCTACAGCCATTGCTGAGTACTTTCGGGATAAAGGGCTGAATGTCATGCTTATGATGGATTCAGTCACGCGGGTTGCCATGGCACAGCGTGAAATCGGGCTGGCCGTTGGAGAGCCTCCTGCCACCAAAGGATACACGCCATCCGTTTTTGCAATTATGCCAAAGTTGTTGGAACGCACAGGAACAAACGAACATGGAACGATTACTGCTTTTTATACCGTGCTCGTAGATGGTGATGACATGAATGAACCGATTGCAGATGCCGTGCGGGGAATATTGGATGGACACATTGTGTTAGACCGTGAACTCGCGAACAAGGGGCAGTACCCAGCTATAAACGTATTAAAAAGTGTCAGCCGTCTTATGCCCCATATCGTCAGCCGAAGCCATTATGATGCGGCAGTAGCAGTAAGGGATTCGTTAAATACGTATTTAAACTCTGAAGATTTGATTAACATCGGTGCATATAAAAGAGGGTCATCCGCTGAGATTGATAGAGCCATTCAAAACTATCAGCCGATTCTCTCGTTTTTAAAACAGCGGACGGATGAGCAGGCCGGACTGGATGAAACAGAAGCCGGTTTAGTTCATCTAGCCCAAGGAAGGGACAGTTAA
- the fliH gene encoding flagellar assembly protein FliH, with protein sequence MSNFERYEWPIEQEASTRIIGIKPIYTRNEQKEAVAPDFSHERSQVLEEANRQAQRILEEAETKRQRIEQESAAWQQNWVQEKERLQKEAYDQAFQQGAEQGRAAGYNEMKELIEEAHSIVASSKIEYEKNVERSERTIIELAVICAEKILRTELDQNEDAFMSIIRSALKETKNQKEIQIHVHPGKYELVISQKDEIEALFPNEINCYIFPNEEAGENACFIETSNGRIDAGVDTQLHQLRKTLLQLLESE encoded by the coding sequence TTGTCTAATTTTGAACGGTATGAGTGGCCGATAGAACAAGAAGCGAGTACACGAATCATTGGCATAAAGCCTATTTACACACGCAATGAACAAAAAGAAGCAGTTGCACCGGATTTTTCTCATGAACGATCACAAGTGTTAGAAGAAGCAAACCGCCAGGCACAAAGAATTTTAGAAGAGGCTGAAACGAAGCGGCAGCGGATCGAACAAGAATCTGCCGCCTGGCAGCAAAATTGGGTGCAGGAAAAAGAACGCCTGCAAAAAGAAGCCTATGACCAGGCGTTTCAGCAGGGAGCAGAACAAGGAAGAGCAGCCGGATACAATGAGATGAAAGAGCTGATTGAAGAAGCACATTCTATCGTGGCATCTTCGAAAATTGAATACGAAAAAAATGTTGAGCGGTCAGAACGTACCATCATAGAGCTTGCTGTTATCTGCGCAGAAAAAATTCTGCGTACAGAGCTCGATCAAAACGAAGATGCTTTTATGAGTATCATTCGTTCAGCATTAAAAGAAACAAAAAACCAAAAAGAAATTCAAATTCATGTTCATCCAGGAAAATATGAATTGGTCATTTCACAAAAAGATGAAATAGAAGCTCTATTCCCAAATGAAATCAACTGCTATATTTTTCCGAATGAAGAAGCAGGGGAAAACGCCTGCTTTATTGAAACATCCAATGGCCGAATTGATGCCGGCGTTGATACACAGCTGCACCAGCTGCGTAAAACGCTGCTTCAATTGCTGGAGAGTGAATAA
- the fliG gene encoding flagellar motor switch protein FliG yields the protein MAIREKKLTGKQKAAILLISLGPDYSASVYKHLSEEEIERLTLEISGVKKVDTEIKEEVFEEFHNIALAQDYISQGGIGYAKTVLEKALGADQAQNIINRLTSSLQVRPFDFARRADPGQILNFIQNEHPQTIALILSYLDPQQAGQILSELPQEVQADIAKRIAIMDSTSPEIINEVEAILERKLSSTVTQDYTQTGGVEAVVEVLNGVDRSTEKTILDALEIQDPELAEEIKKRMFVFEDIVTLDNRSIQRVIRDCENEDLLLSLKVSSEEVREVVFRNMSQRMVETFKEEMEYMGPVRLRDVEEAQSRIVATIRRLEETGEIIIARGGGDDIIV from the coding sequence ATGGCGATACGTGAGAAGAAACTGACCGGAAAACAAAAAGCCGCAATCCTGCTTATTTCTCTTGGACCGGATTACTCGGCTTCTGTTTACAAACATTTATCAGAAGAAGAAATTGAACGGCTAACACTGGAAATTTCGGGTGTGAAAAAAGTAGATACCGAGATTAAAGAAGAAGTGTTTGAAGAATTTCATAATATTGCATTGGCGCAGGATTATATTTCCCAGGGTGGGATCGGTTATGCCAAAACTGTTCTTGAAAAAGCGCTCGGTGCTGACCAGGCGCAAAATATTATTAACCGTTTAACATCGTCCCTGCAGGTTCGGCCGTTTGATTTTGCTCGCCGGGCAGACCCGGGACAAATATTAAACTTTATTCAAAATGAGCACCCGCAGACGATTGCTTTGATTCTTTCTTATTTGGATCCGCAGCAGGCAGGGCAGATTTTATCGGAGCTGCCGCAGGAAGTTCAAGCGGATATCGCAAAAAGAATTGCCATTATGGACAGCACGTCTCCAGAAATTATCAATGAAGTTGAAGCGATTTTAGAACGGAAATTGAGCTCAACGGTAACGCAGGATTATACACAGACAGGCGGAGTGGAAGCGGTCGTTGAAGTGCTGAATGGTGTAGACCGCTCAACGGAAAAAACGATTTTGGATGCACTTGAAATACAAGATCCTGAATTGGCAGAAGAAATTAAAAAGCGCATGTTTGTGTTTGAAGATATTGTTACACTGGATAACCGCTCTATTCAGCGTGTTATTCGCGACTGTGAAAATGAAGACTTGCTGCTTTCTCTTAAAGTTTCAAGCGAGGAAGTGCGTGAAGTGGTTTTCCGTAATATGTCTCAGCGAATGGTGGAGACGTTTAAAGAAGAAATGGAATATATGGGCCCTGTCCGGCTTCGTGATGTGGAAGAAGCGCAGTCACGAATTGTTGCGACGATTCGCCGTCTAGAGGAAACGGGAGAAATTATCATTGCTCGTGGCGGAGGAGATGATATTATTGTCTAA
- the fliF gene encoding flagellar basal-body MS-ring/collar protein FliF yields the protein MNENIKQQLARIKEYWNSRSKKQKVIGISSFALFVIALSLIVFLTNRTTMVPLYSELAPSEIGAVKENLDGRGIPYEVTEGGTSILVPEESVDTLKVDLAAEGLPQSGTIDYSFFSENAGFGMTDNEFNVLKLDAMQTELSNLISEIDGVKDAKVMINLPQQQIFVTDEAEKASASVVLNTEPGYQFDEKQIKSLYHLVSKSVPNLPVENIAIMNQNFEYYDLASAGSGSGDSFEQQLAVKKQVERDVQRQVQSMLGTLMGADKVVATVTADIDFTQENREENLIEPVDEENMEGIQISAQRITETYSGDAAGAGGVPQAEEEGDTATSYLEGATGTGDYERTEETVNNEVNRIRREIKESPYKIRDLGIQVMVEPPTPNDPNSMPDQSVEEIQQLLGNIVRTSIDESYNTDLTDQALEDKITVSVQELNGKVTFEEEETSSVPWWVYLIGAILLVIIGVLVFMMVRRRREEEEEFEEELEEEIEALLTETESSTRRKQLEKMAKEKPEEFAKLLRTWLSEE from the coding sequence ATGAACGAAAATATAAAACAACAGCTTGCAAGAATAAAAGAATATTGGAACAGCCGGTCAAAAAAACAAAAAGTGATTGGAATATCATCCTTTGCTCTTTTTGTTATTGCGTTGTCACTAATCGTTTTTTTGACTAACAGAACGACAATGGTTCCTCTTTACAGCGAGCTTGCTCCTTCAGAGATTGGTGCTGTAAAAGAAAATCTCGACGGGCGGGGTATTCCGTACGAAGTGACTGAAGGAGGAACCAGTATCCTTGTGCCGGAAGAATCGGTCGATACGCTTAAAGTGGATCTAGCCGCTGAAGGCCTTCCGCAGTCCGGTACGATCGATTACAGCTTTTTCAGCGAAAATGCCGGGTTCGGAATGACGGACAATGAATTTAATGTTCTTAAGCTTGATGCGATGCAAACCGAGCTTAGCAATCTTATTTCTGAGATTGATGGAGTAAAAGATGCGAAGGTTATGATTAACCTGCCGCAGCAGCAAATTTTCGTTACCGATGAAGCAGAAAAAGCATCTGCTTCGGTTGTGCTGAATACGGAACCAGGCTATCAATTTGATGAAAAACAAATTAAGTCCCTCTATCACTTAGTATCCAAAAGTGTCCCGAACCTTCCTGTCGAAAATATTGCCATTATGAATCAAAATTTTGAATACTACGACCTTGCGAGTGCAGGAAGCGGTTCGGGCGATTCATTCGAACAGCAGCTGGCTGTGAAAAAACAAGTGGAACGCGATGTACAGCGGCAGGTACAAAGTATGCTTGGCACACTGATGGGCGCGGACAAGGTGGTTGCAACAGTTACAGCCGATATTGACTTTACCCAGGAGAATCGAGAAGAAAACCTGATAGAGCCGGTTGACGAAGAAAACATGGAAGGTATCCAAATCAGTGCTCAAAGAATTACCGAAACCTATTCAGGGGATGCAGCAGGAGCAGGAGGCGTTCCGCAGGCAGAAGAAGAAGGAGACACAGCCACTTCTTACCTTGAGGGAGCAACAGGTACAGGTGATTACGAGCGGACAGAGGAAACGGTCAATAACGAAGTAAACCGGATTCGCCGGGAAATCAAAGAAAGTCCTTATAAGATCCGGGACTTAGGTATCCAGGTTATGGTAGAGCCGCCAACGCCGAATGATCCAAACTCCATGCCTGACCAAAGCGTGGAAGAAATCCAGCAGCTGCTCGGCAACATTGTCAGAACGTCTATTGATGAAAGCTATAATACTGATTTAACAGACCAGGCACTTGAAGATAAAATTACGGTTTCAGTTCAGGAATTAAATGGGAAAGTTACATTTGAGGAAGAAGAAACATCCTCTGTTCCATGGTGGGTATATCTCATTGGGGCTATTCTTCTTGTCATTATTGGTGTGCTCGTCTTCATGATGGTAAGAAGACGCCGTGAGGAAGAAGAAGAATTCGAGGAAGAATTAGAAGAAGAGATTGAAGCACTGTTGACTGAAACAGAGAGCAGCACAAGACGGAAACAGTTAGAAAAAATGGCGAAAGAAAAACCAGAAGAGTTTGCAAAACTGCTTCGTACTTGGCTGTCTGAGGAATAG
- the fliE gene encoding flagellar hook-basal body complex protein FliE, whose protein sequence is MAIEALNAVSTPAIETSALKKAATPYESQQKFADFLKDSLNTVMKTEAESNSLTAKMINGENVDIHQVMSAAQKSGITMQLTLEVRNKAVEAYQEMMRMQM, encoded by the coding sequence ATGGCGATTGAAGCATTAAATGCGGTTTCTACACCTGCGATCGAAACATCTGCTTTAAAAAAAGCAGCTACACCCTATGAATCTCAGCAAAAATTCGCGGATTTTTTAAAAGATTCGTTGAATACTGTCATGAAAACGGAAGCGGAGTCAAACTCGCTGACGGCAAAAATGATCAATGGTGAAAATGTCGATATCCATCAAGTGATGTCAGCCGCTCAAAAATCAGGCATCACCATGCAGTTAACATTGGAAGTCCGTAATAAAGCTGTAGAAGCTTATCAGGAAATGATGCGGATGCAGATGTAA
- the flgC gene encoding flagellar basal body rod protein FlgC, with translation MNMFNGMNITASALTAQRLRMDVISSNMANAESTRAKLVDGEWQPYQRKSVVLQPKGNSFSSFLQMASNRQEAGNGVKVTKIIEDTETPNKMVYDPEHPDANEEGYVSMPNVDPLREMVDLMSTTRSYEANVTVFNASKAMMTKALEIGK, from the coding sequence ATAAATATGTTTAACGGAATGAACATTACGGCATCTGCCCTGACTGCACAGCGTCTGCGTATGGATGTTATTTCTTCTAATATGGCAAATGCTGAATCTACCCGGGCAAAGCTCGTGGATGGAGAATGGCAGCCTTATCAGCGTAAATCCGTTGTGCTGCAGCCGAAAGGAAATTCGTTTTCAAGCTTTTTGCAGATGGCGTCAAACCGCCAGGAAGCAGGAAACGGTGTAAAAGTGACTAAAATCATTGAAGATACAGAAACACCTAATAAAATGGTTTATGACCCAGAACATCCTGATGCGAATGAAGAGGGCTATGTAAGCATGCCAAATGTAGACCCTTTACGGGAAATGGTTGATTTAATGAGTACAACCCGCTCTTATGAGGCGAATGTAACGGTTTTCAATGCTTCGAAGGCTATGATGACTAAAGCGCTTGAAATTGGGAAATAA
- the flgB gene encoding flagellar basal body rod protein FlgB yields MVKLNLFSNSITSLERGLDYAALKQKTIADNIANVDTPNYKAKEVNFKEILENNQNDFKNNRTDQRHFHFSAQSPNHVIMTARNMSYNENGNSVDLDAEMSKMAENQIYYNALTDRLSSKYASLTNIIKGGR; encoded by the coding sequence GTGGTTAAATTGAACCTGTTTTCAAATTCAATCACTTCTTTAGAACGAGGTTTGGATTACGCGGCTTTAAAGCAAAAAACGATTGCTGATAATATTGCCAATGTCGATACACCAAACTATAAGGCTAAAGAGGTAAACTTCAAGGAAATATTGGAAAATAATCAAAATGATTTTAAAAATAACCGAACGGATCAGCGTCATTTTCATTTTTCCGCTCAATCACCAAACCATGTCATTATGACTGCACGAAATATGTCCTACAACGAAAATGGAAATAGTGTAGATTTAGATGCCGAAATGTCCAAAATGGCAGAAAATCAAATTTATTATAATGCACTGACAGACCGGCTTAGTTCAAAGTATGCTTCTCTGACAAATATCATAAAAGGAGGCAGATAA
- the codY gene encoding GTP-sensing pleiotropic transcriptional regulator CodY, whose translation MNLLEKTRKINQMLQNAAGKTVNFKEMAESLSEVIEANIFVVSRRGKLLGFGVNQQIENERMKQMLVERQFPEQYTKSLFNLTETSSNLDVNSEYTAFPVENKELFQNGLTTIVPIVGAGERLGTLVLARLEEQFHDDDLILAEYGATVVGMEILREKAEEMQEEARSKAVVQMAISSLSYSELEAIEHIFEELDGKEGLLVASKIADRVGITRSVIVNALRKLESAGVIESRSLGMKGTYIKVLNNKFLMELEKLKSN comes from the coding sequence ATGAATCTTTTAGAGAAAACAAGAAAAATTAATCAAATGCTGCAAAACGCGGCAGGTAAAACGGTGAACTTTAAAGAAATGGCTGAATCCCTTTCTGAAGTAATTGAAGCGAATATTTTTGTCGTGAGCCGCCGCGGAAAACTGCTTGGCTTTGGCGTAAACCAGCAAATTGAAAACGAGCGAATGAAACAAATGCTCGTTGAACGCCAATTTCCAGAGCAATACACAAAAAGCCTGTTTAATTTAACTGAAACATCATCCAACTTAGATGTAAACAGTGAATACACCGCTTTTCCAGTGGAAAACAAGGAGCTGTTTCAAAACGGCTTAACAACGATTGTACCGATCGTAGGTGCTGGTGAGCGTCTTGGTACACTTGTACTGGCTCGATTAGAAGAACAATTCCATGATGATGATTTGATTTTAGCGGAGTACGGAGCAACAGTCGTTGGAATGGAAATTCTTCGTGAAAAAGCGGAAGAAATGCAGGAAGAAGCCCGCAGTAAAGCGGTAGTGCAAATGGCCATCAGCTCTCTTTCCTACAGCGAGCTGGAAGCAATCGAGCACATTTTCGAAGAATTAGATGGGAAAGAAGGACTGCTGGTTGCGTCTAAAATTGCAGACCGTGTGGGCATTACCCGCTCTGTTATTGTAAACGCGCTTCGTAAGCTTGAAAGTGCCGGGGTGATCGAATCACGTTCGCTTGGTATGAAAGGCACATATATCAAAGTCCTAAACAATAAATTCTTGATGGAATTGGAAAAACTGAAATCAAATTAA